One window from the genome of Eleginops maclovinus isolate JMC-PN-2008 ecotype Puerto Natales chromosome 15, JC_Emac_rtc_rv5, whole genome shotgun sequence encodes:
- the LOC134876538 gene encoding uncharacterized protein LOC134876538 isoform X2 yields the protein MSEFRRILMSSFLMLLLRFTAADVKGDSHIVKVGGEVTLSFENVLHDQDECNSTTWLFSDSRSKAAVPLFEKGKIHKDPTAKSDRLRVLKNCSLVIKKVTEEDAGFYSCRQFRSGQQQGPDSEVDLSVVTMTEHQHNDEVTLHCSVKSERCRVSVKWLYQGTDVDKANRGMRTSESPCYASVTFPTSHYGYTSRSNLFRCAVTAGGNVQTFSLQSSGEDTKAATTESNIRSGFTTTASGNTDDPAKLQGLLRPIIVSVALAALIISVVTVSIWTRAADCR from the exons ATGTCTGAATTCAGAAGGATCCTAATGTCTTCATTCCTGATGCTGCTGCTCcgcttcacag CTGCAGATGTGAAAGGTGACTCCCACATTGTCAAAGTTGGAGGTGAAGTCACTCtgtcttttgaaaatgtgttacaTGATCAGGATGAGTGTAACAGTACTACCTGGCTCTTCAGTGATTCAAGAAGCAAAGCAGCAGTGCCGCTGTTTGAAAAGGGAAAGATTCACAAAGATCCCACAGCTAAATCAGACAGACTGAGAGTTTTGAAAAACTGTTCTCTGGTTATAAAGAAGGTCACAGAGGAGGATGCTGGTTTTTATTCCTGCAGACAGTTCAGATCAGGACAACAACAAGGTCCAGACTCTGAGGTTGATCTGTCTGTTGTTACCA TGACTGAGCATCAGCACAATGATGAGGTGACGTTACACTGCTCTGTGAAGAGTGAACGGTGTAGAGTCTCAGTGAAGTGGCTGTATCAGGGTACAGATGTGGATAAAGCTAACAGAGGGATGAGGACATCAGAGTCTCCCTGTTATGCTTCTGTGACATTTCCGACCTCTCATTATGGTTACACATCAAGGTCTAATTTATTTAGATGTGCAGTAACAGCTGGTGGCAACGTGCAGACCTTCAGCCTTCAGTCCTCAG GTGAGGACACAAAAGCAGCAACAACGGAGAGCAACATCAGATCAGGTTTCACTACGACAGCTTCTGGAAACACTGACGATCCAGCAAAACTACAAG GTCTCTTGAGGCCCATCATCGTGTCTGTGGCTTTAGCAGCTCTCATCATCAGCGTGGTTACAGTCAGCATATGGACAAGAGCTGCAG ACTGTAGAtaa
- the LOC134876538 gene encoding uncharacterized protein LOC134876538 isoform X1: MSEFRRILMSSFLMLLLRFTAADVKGDSHIVKVGGEVTLSFENVLHDQDECNSTTWLFSDSRSKAAVPLFEKGKIHKDPTAKSDRLRVLKNCSLVIKKVTEEDAGFYSCRQFRSGQQQGPDSEVDLSVVTMTEHQHNDEVTLHCSVKSERCRVSVKWLYQGTDVDKANRGMRTSESPCYASVTFPTSHYGYTSRSNLFRCAVTAGGNVQTFSLQSSGEDTKAATTESNIRSGFTTTASGNTDDPAKLQGLLRPIIVSVALAALIISVVTVSIWTRAAEKKTQMDEITVRYDADDGTVDYENLRSPDGV; encoded by the exons ATGTCTGAATTCAGAAGGATCCTAATGTCTTCATTCCTGATGCTGCTGCTCcgcttcacag CTGCAGATGTGAAAGGTGACTCCCACATTGTCAAAGTTGGAGGTGAAGTCACTCtgtcttttgaaaatgtgttacaTGATCAGGATGAGTGTAACAGTACTACCTGGCTCTTCAGTGATTCAAGAAGCAAAGCAGCAGTGCCGCTGTTTGAAAAGGGAAAGATTCACAAAGATCCCACAGCTAAATCAGACAGACTGAGAGTTTTGAAAAACTGTTCTCTGGTTATAAAGAAGGTCACAGAGGAGGATGCTGGTTTTTATTCCTGCAGACAGTTCAGATCAGGACAACAACAAGGTCCAGACTCTGAGGTTGATCTGTCTGTTGTTACCA TGACTGAGCATCAGCACAATGATGAGGTGACGTTACACTGCTCTGTGAAGAGTGAACGGTGTAGAGTCTCAGTGAAGTGGCTGTATCAGGGTACAGATGTGGATAAAGCTAACAGAGGGATGAGGACATCAGAGTCTCCCTGTTATGCTTCTGTGACATTTCCGACCTCTCATTATGGTTACACATCAAGGTCTAATTTATTTAGATGTGCAGTAACAGCTGGTGGCAACGTGCAGACCTTCAGCCTTCAGTCCTCAG GTGAGGACACAAAAGCAGCAACAACGGAGAGCAACATCAGATCAGGTTTCACTACGACAGCTTCTGGAAACACTGACGATCCAGCAAAACTACAAG GTCTCTTGAGGCCCATCATCGTGTCTGTGGCTTTAGCAGCTCTCATCATCAGCGTGGTTACAGTCAGCATATGGACAAGAGCTGCAG agAAGAAAACCCAGATGGATGAAATCACT GTGCGTTATGATGCAGATGACGGTACAGTGGACTATGAAAACCTCAGATCTCCTGATGGAGTTTGA